From Vigna unguiculata cultivar IT97K-499-35 chromosome 5, ASM411807v1, whole genome shotgun sequence, the proteins below share one genomic window:
- the LOC114184112 gene encoding 1-acyl-sn-glycerol-3-phosphate acyltransferase 3-like: protein MAFPATIVILPLGILFILSGLIVNIIQAIFFLLLRPISKNCYRRVNKLLTESLWLELIWLVDWWAGIKIELHTDSETFQLMGKENALVICNHRSDIDWLIGWVLAQRCGCLGSTVAIMKKEVKYLPVLGWSMWFAEYIFLERSWKKDETSLKSGFEHLEHMPLPFWLALFVEGTRFTQTKLLQAQEFAASKGLPTPRNVLIPRTKGFVTAVSNLRKFVPAIYDCTYAVPKSEASPTLLRIFKGISCSVKVQIKRQKMVELPETDDDIAQWCKDTFVAKDAMLEKYNTTEMFSDQELQQIRRPKTSVLVVVCWLWVLGFLIYEFFHWTSLLSSWQGIIITMLFLLLVIVIMEIFIHSSESEHSKPKFLPTQDPLKQNLIQR from the exons ATGGCGTTCCCAGCAACTATTGTTATTCTTCCTTTAGGCATTCTTTTCATCCTTTCTGGTCTAATTGTAAATATAATTCAG GCTAtcttctttctccttctccGTCCGATATCAAAGAACTGTTACAGAAGAGTAAACAAATTGCTCACAGAATCACTGTGGTTGGAACTCATATGGCTCGTTGATTGGTGGGCTGGAATCAAG ATTGAACTACACACAGATTCAGAAACCTTTCAATTAATGG GCAAAGAAAATGCACTTGTCATCTGCAACCACAGAAGTGACATTGATTGGCTTATTGGATGGGTCTTGGCTCAG CGCTGTGGTTGCCTTGGTAGCACAGTAGCCattatgaagaaagaagtcaaaTATCTTCCT GTTCTGGGTTGGTCAATGTGGTTTGCTGAATATATATTCCTAGAAAGGAGCTGGAAAAAAGATGAAACATCACTGAAG TCAGGTTTTGAGCATCTAGAGCACATGCCTCTGCCTTTTTGGTTGGCCCTTTTTGTTGAAGGCACTCGTTTCACACAGACAAAGCTTTTACAGGCTCAAGAGTTTGCTGCTTCCAAAGGGTTACCAACACCTAGAAATGTTTTGATTCCTCGTACTAAG GGTTTTGTCACAGCAGTTAGCAACCTTCGGAAATTTGTTCCAGCCATTTATGATTGTACATATGCAGTTCCAAAAAGTGAGGCTTCACCTACTTTGTTGAGAATATTTAAAGGCATTTCTTGTTCG GTGAAGGTTCAAATTAAGCGTCAGAAAATGGTGGAACTCCCAGAAACAGACGATGACATTGCACAATGGTGCAAAGACACATTTGTTGCCAAG GATGCTATGCTCGAGAAATATAACACTACAGAAATGTTCAGTGACCAAGAACTTCAACAAATTCGTCGGCCTAAAACATCTGTTTTG GTTGTGGTTTGTTGGTTATGGGTTCTAGGGTTTCTTATCTATGAATTCTTCCATTGGACCTCACTTCTCTCGTCGTGGCAAGGCATCATAATAACAATGCTTTTCTTGCTCCTGGTCATAGTTATCATGGAAATCTTCATTCATTCCTCTGAATCAGAGCATTCTAAGCCCAAATTTTTACCCACACAAGACCCCTTGAAGCAAAACCTTATTCAGCGATGA